The following coding sequences are from one Streptococcus sp. NPS 308 window:
- the rplU gene encoding 50S ribosomal protein L21, with product MSTYAIIKTGGKQVKVEVGQAVYVEKLNVEAGQEVTFNEVVLVGGENTVVGTPLVAGATVVGTVEKQGKQKKVVTYKYKPKKGSHRKQGHRQPYTKVVINAINA from the coding sequence ATGAGCACATACGCAATTATCAAAACTGGCGGAAAACAAGTTAAAGTTGAAGTTGGTCAAGCAGTTTACGTTGAAAAATTGAACGTTGAAGCTGGTCAAGAAGTTACTTTTAACGAAGTTGTTCTTGTTGGTGGTGAAAACACTGTTGTCGGAACTCCACTTGTTGCTGGAGCTACTGTAGTTGGAACTGTTGAAAAACAAGGAAAACAAAAGAAAGTTGTTACTTACAAGTACAAACCTAAAAAAGGTAGCCACCGTAAACAAGGTCACCGTCAACCATATACAAAAGTTGTCATCAACGCAATCAACGCTTAA